The candidate division KSB1 bacterium genomic interval ACTCGCTTGCCAGAGGAGAGGACCTGACGCACATGCTCAAGGAAGGCCTCGTAGAATTCCATCTTGTAGCGCAGCCGCTCTGGAGAGGCCTTGCCGTTGGGAAAGTAGACGTTGTAAAGCACAAAATCGCCATAGTCGGCCACCTGGGTCCTCCCCTCGCTGTCGAAGCGCTCGACGCCGAACCCGGGCTTGACCTGCAACGGCTCGCGCTTGGTGAACATGGCCACTCCGCTATACCCAGGACGCTCCGCCGAGGCGAAAAAAGCCTTGTACCCCTGGAGCCGGGCCAATTCCTTAGGGACCTGCGAGGCGTTGACCTTGGTCTCCTGCAGACAAAGGATGTCCGGTTGCTCTTGGATCAGCCAGTCCACGAATCCTTTTGTCACAACGGCGCGCAAACCGTTCACGTTCCAGGAAAGCATGCGCACGACAGCCATAGGATCTCCTCACTTGGGGGGTGCCTGGCCAACAGCGAAGTAGGCGAGAAAATAGTGTGCTTCCGCAGTGCCGTCCAGCGTCGGCTCGTTGGTGGCATAATCCCAGGTATCGTCGTGGTACACCACCAGGTCCGACTGGAATTCAGCATAGGGGTCATCTCGCGACAGCCTGATGCCTTTCAGGCTATTGAAGATGGAGGCATAAACTGGGCCGTCATTGAGGGCGCCCAGGATCTGCCGCCCCAAGTGCAAGGCGATGGCGCTGTGCGGGAACTGCGGCGTGTTCCCTTCCTGCCCGGGAATGCCCACAAATTGGCTCACGCCCCACGGATTCCGCCCCAAAAGCCAATCGCGCGTCTCCGTCATCAAGAGGTGGTAGGCGGTGTCGCCGGTCATGGTCTCGTAAAGCAGGCACTGGGTCACCAAGGCAGCGGCCAAGTTGTTCGAACACCAGATGAAAGGGATGCCGATATGGTAGGGGTTCCCTTGTGCCTTGCGCCACACCGCCTCGATCCCCTGGCGGTAGTAATCTGCGAGGGTGTCGCGCAACGCCTTGTCTTCTGTCACCTGCCACAAGGCAAAGTGTCCAAGGTTCATAAAGGGGTAGAATTCATAGTGGTGCGCGGTATCGGCGCCCATCCAGGAGACGGTAGTGGCGAGCCGCGCATAGGATCGGGCCTCGTCAAGGTAGCGCTTCTGGCCGGTGAGGCGGTACAGTTCCGCTGCGCCCCATTCCATGTCGTCGGCCCAGGTGCGTTCGTGGTAGCGGTAGGGCGCGCGACAGGGAGTGCCCTCTTGGCAACCAGGTTGTCGTCGCCCCATCTCGTAAACCTCCTCGGCAGCCTTCAGGCACCGCGCCGCGAACCACTCCTCGCCGATGTCGCGGCGCCAGATGTCGGCGGCCATCGCCATCGCCGCCGCGTACCGGCCGGCAAGATTGGCGATGCCAGTGGAGGTGTTTTGGTACTGTCCCAATCCCTGTGGCTCTCCCGTCGCATAGTAGACCACCCGGTAGCTACCTGGGCCATAGCCGTAATCCGCAGAGTCCGCGTAGGGCATCTTGAAACCGATGTGGTCGCGGTCATCAGCCACCTGGTGAAAGAGCTGGTCCGGCGCTGGATGCATCTTGAGCATCCATTCCAGTCCCCAGCGCGCCTCGTCCAACACATCAGGCACTCCGTTCGGGGAAGGATGGCCCCAGTAGTCTACCTTATCCGCAAACTTGCCCTTGTTTAGGCGATACGAGAAAAGCAAGCGTCCCACCGCGTTGCCAGAAGTCAGGAGGTAGCGCAGATAGTCGCCGGCATCATGCCAGCCGCCGCTCACATCGATGAAGGTACCATCCGGCATCGGCCCGTACACCGTGCGCCCATCCTTACGGTGGCACACCTCATCCAGGAAGGGATTGTAGCCACAGCGCTGTTGCCGCAGGTAGGCAAGGACGAGTTCGTGGTAGTCTTTGTAGGCCTCCGCGCCGATGGTGAAAGGAAGAGATGTGTACGGGGTTCCAGAGATTTTTACCTTGAATCGCCCCGGAGTGCGCACCTGGCTAAAGTCCAGGCGGTAGTGAAAGGGAAAGTTTCCCCAGGCACCAACACTGGCTCCGACCGCCTGCGGCCCCCACGCCCGCTTTCCCGTGGCTGCGTCGATCACCTCAAAGCGCGCCCCGTCCAGAGAGTGCCGCGAAAAGGCGATAGCCACCTTCGGGTCTCCGGGCAGATAGCCGACCTGGTTCACCCGTACGTGAATGGTTGGAATGCCCTTTTGGGCTGCCGCTGCGCCGTGCGCCACCATTACCACGGCCAGCAGAAGACAAAGCGCTCTTGTCACCTGCCCCACATTACCCTCCATGTTCTCCGGCTCTCTTTTGTGTGCCCTCCACCAGCTGACCAAAGCGGAAGCACGATACCAAATGGTCATTGACTAGACCCACCGCCTGCATGAAGGCGTAACAAATGGTGGGACCGACGAACTGAAAACCATAACCCCGAAGGGCCTTGCTCAACGCCTCTGCCTGTGGCGTAGTGCTCGGCACCTGCCGCATCTCATGCCAGTAGTTCAACACCGGTTTGTGGTCCACAAAGCTCCACGCAAAATCGGCAAAACTCCCCCACTGTTGCTGTACCTTGAGGAATGCCTTGGCGTTGCGGACCGCCGCCTCGATCTTTGCCCGGTTGCGTACAATCCCTGGGTCGGCTGCCAGTTCCTCCGTCTTCTTCGCCCCGTACGTGGCCACGACCTCTGGGCGAAACTGGTCAAAAGCCGCGCGAAAACGTTCTCGCTTTCTGAGAATCGTAGCCCAACTCAGGCCGGCCTGAAAGCCTTCCAAAATCAGGAACTCAAAGAGCAGGCGGTCGTCATACACGGGCACGCCCCATTCCTCGTCGTGGTAGCGCATGTACAGGGCGTCCACACCCACAGCCCAATCGCAGCGGGGAAGATTGTCCGGACCCGGGAGCACCATGCGCTACTCTTTCTTCCAACAGTCCGCCAGCGAGACGACCCGGAGCTGGTGTTCAAACTCCTCCAGCGTCACTTCCTGTTGAGGAGTGAAGGCAACCTCCATACTGCGACCCGGCAACAGGTCAAAGTAGTTATCGCTGAAAAAGCCCTCGCACCGCTCCGTGCTGAGCCAGACGTGACGTGCTAGCACGTGGGAGCGAAGCGCCACCACGAATGCACCGGCACCTTCCCTACAACGAACCTCGATCTCTGCGGCGGGGAGTGCAAAGTCCTTTGGTGCCGCGAAAAAGCAGGAGTTGGACGACACCGTCCGCTTTCCTTGGCGCAGCGCGCAATGGAGGAATACCCGCTTGGGGTCGCCATTCTGCAACAGCTTGGCAACAGGTGCCTGCCACACCACCTTGCTGCTCTGGGGTTCCACCGCAATCTTACGCTGCTCGCTCATCAGCACCTGCCCTGCCACATCCATCAGTTCCACTGCCAAAGTAACTTGAGTCTGTTCTCTGCGGTCGGAGACCACGTAGACCTTGAGGTCATCCCCATCCACGTAAGGGCTGACCAGGAGCTCGGCATAGAAACGCCGCGCGTAATAGTGCAGTGCCTTCCACCGCCCAAAATAGTCGATGCTGGACCAGGAGGCTACCGGCCAGCAATCGTCGATCTGCCAGTAGAGCGAGCCCATGCACCTGGGCATGATGCGGCGCAGGTGCTCGGCTCCGCGCTTTATCCCTTCTGCCTGCAGCACCTGGCTCAAGTACAAGAAGCTGGGAAAATCTTTGGGTTCAGGATAGTCCCGGAGCATGTACTCGCGGATTATCTGATTGCCGCGGGGGTGCTTCTGATGCACCATCATGACCGGCGACTGGATGTCGTGGTCTGCAGGCACCGTGTACGCCTGCACAGTTTTCAGCTCTGGGAACGACTGAAAGCCGTACTCGCTCATGAAACGCGGGCACTGCTTCTCGTACTCTGCAAAAGGGGCCCCTGCATGCCAAACTCCCCAGTAGTGCATGTCGCCGGCGCTCGGTGAATTGGCCTCGGCCTGAAAATTGGAGCTCGGCGAGCTGGGCCAATAGGGCCTAGTCGGGTCCAGCTCCTGGCACACAGCCGGCAGCACCTTGTGGAAGATTGCTTCATAATCTGCCCAGACTGAGGCCGGGAATCGCTCCTGCCACCCCCAACTGAACCACCCCCATTCCATTTCGTTGTTGCCGCACCATAGCACGATGCTGGGGTGGTGACGCAACCTCTTCACCTGGTAGATTGCCTCCTCGTGCACGTTCTCCAAGAACTCCGGGTCACCGGGATAGAGGCTGCAGGAGAACATGAAATCCTGCCACACCATGAGGCCCAACTCGTCGCACAGCCGGTAGAACTCGTCGTCTTCATAGACGCCTCCGCCCCAGACACGCACCATGTTCATGCCCGCGTCGCGGCACGAGGACAACAGGTGCCGGTAGCGCTCTGGGGTCACCCGGTTCAGAAAGACGTCCGCAGGAATCCAGTTTGCACCCTTGGCAAAGACCGGAACACCGTTGACCACGAACGTAAAGCTCTTCCCCCACTGGTCAGCGGTTTGCCGCAGCTCAAGGGAGCGGATGCCCGTCCGAAAGGTCCGTTCGGCGAGCACCTTCCCCTGGTCAAGGAGACGCGCGACAAAGGTGTAAAGCGCTTGCTCACCCATGCCGTTGGGCCACCAAAGGCGCGGCCGCGCCACGGTCACGTCCAGAGCTACGCAGTTGCTGCCTTGCTGAAGGTGCACCTGCTTCTGTACCTTAGCGAAAGCCTTCTCCTGGCTTTCCAGAACGAGTGTCATCTCGCATGGGAAAACCGCCTCCGCCTCGACCAACACGGTGAGCAGCGCTTCCTCGCTGTTCACCCGCCTTGGTATCACGTGCAGGCTCGCGATGCGGGCCATGTGCCACCTCTCAAGGTACACCGGCCGCCAGATGCCGCATGTCACAAAACGAGGCCCCCAGTCCCAACCGTAATGGTAAGGGGCCTTGCGCGTGTAAGGGCTGGTACCTACCGGATCGTTGGCCGCTGGCAATTTGAATGGTGCCTGGTGCAACCGAGGCATCGCCTCGCGAATGGGCGAACGAAAATGGACCTCCAGGATGTTCTCGCCGGTGCGAAGCAGATCCTTGCACGGCACGCGCCACTCTCTGAACATGTTGTTCGCATCCAAAACCTTCGTGCCGTTCAGCAGGACCGTGGCGTAGGTGTCCAGGCCTTCAAAGACCAACTCGCATTGCTCGCTCTGCGGGATGGGCTCATCGAGCCAGAAGGAGCAGCGGTATTCCCAGTCCGCTTCGCCGATCCATTGCAGCTTCAGCTCATTGTCCCGGTAGAAGGGGTCCTCAATGAGCCCGCTGGCCAGAAGGTCCGTGTGCACACACCCTGGTACAGAGCCAGGATACCATTGTGTTTCTCCAACTTTGCGAAACTCCCAATTCCGATCCAGGTAACGCACGCCTACTTTCTCCCAGATGCGACCATCCACCGAAGAGAGCAGCAAGCAAACAGTGGCAATTGCGCCGGCCTGCACACCCAGTTTGCAACGGAACCAGCCTGCCACCGCGTTGCGCCCTGTAACTGCGGCATCCATTTCCACCGGAGTTTCTCCCACGCGAGAAACCGCTTGCGTGCACCACTCCATTTGTCTATATTTGCGCGGAAGCTCATATGCGAGAGCTGGAACGTCCAGCCTCGGCTTCACAGGCTGCACTTGTTAGCTCTCATGCAATGGCCCCACCACGAAACCGGAGTTGAATGCGATGGCGAGGCGCCACAGTATTGTCTTGGCTTCATTAGCCGTTCACCTCGCCCTGTCCCATGCGGGCTCGGCGCAAATCAAGGCTCCTGACAGCACTGCCCTGCGGAAGGCCTTGCGCCTGCGCTTGGATGTGGCGCAGACCAGTTTTGCCAATTGGGCCCAGGGAGCAGATAACAGTCTGGCCTATGTGAGCGGTCTGAGTTTTGCCCTTTCACAGGACCGCCCAGCTGCAACCTGGCAAGCTAAGGCTGACCTTATCTTCGGGCAAACTCGCCTGGGTGGCAAAGGACTCCGCAACACCCAGGACAAGATCGACCTATATGCCCAGTACACGTGGAAAAACAAGGCCCTCTCCAACCCCTATGCGTCCCTGAGCTTCCTCACTCAGTTTGCCAAGGGCTACGACTACCGCAAGACGCCGCCACTGCTCAAGTCGGACTTTTGGGACCCAGCGTATTTGCTGGAGAGTTTCGGCTTTGGGCTCTTGCTCACTCCGCGCGTGCAGACAAAGGTGGGCGGAGCCGTCAAGCACACCTTCACGCGCAACCTCCATGCGTACAGCGATGACCCCAAAACCCCGGATCGCATCGAACGCGTTAGGGTGGAACCAGGTCTGACAACCCGCACCGATGTGGGCATTGCCGTCAATAGCAACCTCAAATTCGCCCACACTCTGGAGGCCTTTTCCAACCTGCGGGGTTATCGCCAAATCGATGTGCGCCTGGACAACCGCCTCGAAGCAAAGGTAGCCAAGTTTGTATCGGCGAATCTTAACGTCTTTCTGCTCTACGACCGCGACCAAACGCGAAAGGTACAGATGAGGCAATTCCTGGGCATCGGGTTCATGCTAGATGTCTTCTGAGCCCACCATGTCCAAACCGGCCACGACGATGTGCAAAACTAACAATCCGCGAGGACAAGAGCAAGGGCTTTTTGTGCGGCATGGTCGGGACGCGTGTCCCTCGGTGCTCAGCGGATGGACTGGCCCACGCATGGGTGTTCTCCCAACAAATATGTACCTTATGGCCCCCGGCCTCACGCAGGGTCGGTAGGAAGCCTAAGCCGAGACGACCTCGTGCCTTCTATCGTCACTTAAGTAACCGGAAGGCGAGGAGTTATGGTCTCAGGAGAAGCGGCAAGATGATTCCGCAACGCTGCGTCTGCGTCGGGGCGCGGCAGCACCAGCAACGCACTTCCGGACCGCGGCCTGAGGACACCGCCGCCAAGACGCGGGAGGAAGACACACCCGCGGCAGCAAAAGTGGAGGGGACTATGCACAAACGCACACGCGCGCGCTGGTACTTACTAGGCTTGGTCTGCTGGTTGGCACAGGCAACCTCGTCGTCAGCCCAGCGTCTCGATCTCGTCGCCGGGAACTTGATCCAGTTCAATGACAACGGCGCGTGGTGTTGGTATCAGGACGAACGGGCGGTGATTGACACCTCCACCAACAAGCTCATCGTGGGCTCCGTGGCTTGTCCGTCCGGCGCAGGGGGGCCATCGCGGAGCGGTCTTGTCGAAAGTGTTATCCTCGACCTCGAGACTCGGCAGCCCAAGCGATACATCTTGATGACAGCCGGGTGCGATGATCACAATGCTCCGGCCTTCCTGGTGTTCCCCGACGGCAGGTACTTGGCCATGTATGCCAAGCACTATGACACCGTGAGCAGGTACCGAATTTTCAGTGGCTCGGAGTGGGAGCTTGAGCGCCAGTTCGATTGGGCGAGCATTCCTGGTGGAACGGACTTTTACACCACCTATTCCAACCTCTTCTCTCTCCCCGCAGAAGGCAAAATCTACAACTTCGTGCGGTGCTATGCTCGCAGCCCCAACATGATGGTCTCGAGCGACTGGGCCAGTAGCTGGACTTACGGGGGCCTCCTCACCCAACCAGACGTCAACATAGGCTATGTCAATGGCTACTTCAAGTACACCAGCAACAACTATGACAGAATTGATTTTGTTTGCACCGAGCA includes:
- a CDS encoding DNA-3-methyladenine glycosylase I; translation: MVLPGPDNLPRCDWAVGVDALYMRYHDEEWGVPVYDDRLLFEFLILEGFQAGLSWATILRKRERFRAAFDQFRPEVVATYGAKKTEELAADPGIVRNRAKIEAAVRNAKAFLKVQQQWGSFADFAWSFVDHKPVLNYWHEMRQVPSTTPQAEALSKALRGYGFQFVGPTICYAFMQAVGLVNDHLVSCFRFGQLVEGTQKRAGEHGG
- a CDS encoding DUF3078 domain-containing protein, coding for MARRHSIVLASLAVHLALSHAGSAQIKAPDSTALRKALRLRLDVAQTSFANWAQGADNSLAYVSGLSFALSQDRPAATWQAKADLIFGQTRLGGKGLRNTQDKIDLYAQYTWKNKALSNPYASLSFLTQFAKGYDYRKTPPLLKSDFWDPAYLLESFGFGLLLTPRVQTKVGGAVKHTFTRNLHAYSDDPKTPDRIERVRVEPGLTTRTDVGIAVNSNLKFAHTLEAFSNLRGYRQIDVRLDNRLEAKVAKFVSANLNVFLLYDRDQTRKVQMRQFLGIGFMLDVF
- a CDS encoding exodeoxyribonuclease III; translation: MAVVRMLSWNVNGLRAVVTKGFVDWLIQEQPDILCLQETKVNASQVPKELARLQGYKAFFASAERPGYSGVAMFTKREPLQVKPGFGVERFDSEGRTQVADYGDFVLYNVYFPNGKASPERLRYKMEFYEAFLEHVRQVLSSGKRV
- a CDS encoding glycoside hydrolase family 9 protein, with translation MEGNVGQVTRALCLLLAVVMVAHGAAAAQKGIPTIHVRVNQVGYLPGDPKVAIAFSRHSLDGARFEVIDAATGKRAWGPQAVGASVGAWGNFPFHYRLDFSQVRTPGRFKVKISGTPYTSLPFTIGAEAYKDYHELVLAYLRQQRCGYNPFLDEVCHRKDGRTVYGPMPDGTFIDVSGGWHDAGDYLRYLLTSGNAVGRLLFSYRLNKGKFADKVDYWGHPSPNGVPDVLDEARWGLEWMLKMHPAPDQLFHQVADDRDHIGFKMPYADSADYGYGPGSYRVVYYATGEPQGLGQYQNTSTGIANLAGRYAAAMAMAADIWRRDIGEEWFAARCLKAAEEVYEMGRRQPGCQEGTPCRAPYRYHERTWADDMEWGAAELYRLTGQKRYLDEARSYARLATTVSWMGADTAHHYEFYPFMNLGHFALWQVTEDKALRDTLADYYRQGIEAVWRKAQGNPYHIGIPFIWCSNNLAAALVTQCLLYETMTGDTAYHLLMTETRDWLLGRNPWGVSQFVGIPGQEGNTPQFPHSAIALHLGRQILGALNDGPVYASIFNSLKGIRLSRDDPYAEFQSDLVVYHDDTWDYATNEPTLDGTAEAHYFLAYFAVGQAPPK